The following are encoded together in the Vigna unguiculata cultivar IT97K-499-35 chromosome 2, ASM411807v1, whole genome shotgun sequence genome:
- the LOC114173437 gene encoding putative disease resistance protein RGA3, with amino-acid sequence MAEALLGIVLENLGSFVQDQLATYWGVEQQTHKLSSNLTAIRAVLRDAERKQITSHAVKDWLQKLTDAAYVLDDILDECSVQSKMLHSDDGQSSCLAYVHPKHILCRFYIGKRMKDITQRFHDIHEERLTFELRVGVTEKQTVNDDDDWRQTSSVITEPIFCGRDKDREKIVKFLEEDASGSEDLTIYPIVGMGGLGKTTLAKQVFNDHEISKHFDLRIWICVSDDFNVKRILQSIIECSIGQNPNLGDLEARRKRVEEALQSKRYLLVLDDVWNEDREKWKELKGMLECAKGAKGATILVTTRLQEVASIMGTHPAYSLTALSEDDSWSLFKHHAFGLNREEREEFVTIGKEITRKCVGSPLAIKTLGSCLRNENEIKQWQNIKESEIWDIREVSSSLTNDENAIMRALKLSYFNLELSLRRCFSFCAIFPKDFEIDREELIHLWMANGFIKQEGNVEVEDVGNKVWKRLYDRSFFQEAKANRIGMIKTFKMHDLFHDLAQSIMGEECVVYEEGKLTRLSNRVHYLRLLNSNKFVDMAAFKKVESFRTLLDFGLGLHHVNIRLLPSNHCLRALHIRSTLFSPLNDLSHLRYLSLHRCSVLHSSICGLQKLQILKLEDCGGSHNFFPEHMTQLQDLRHLVIKGCPKIAEMLPNIGKLGHLRTLNTFAVGSKLEYGLAELHGLSLVGKLHIRGLENVSNEWEAKEANLMSKKELNRLYLSWSDSPNSQGSNVSVERVLENLEPPSTLKSFGMKGYLGRKLSSWMRSVVVLKDLVEVMLFDCFFCEELPPLGKLPHLKRVDLRRIRNVKWIDGESYEGVEEKAFPSLEKLNVENLPNLERLLRDEGVEMLPRLSQVRIDGVLNFKVPHLPCVEELDARDIKAATSFMEGVVENVTCLKKLLIASMRDLKVLPEKLSRLSALQDLKILECEELRSLPSSFQRLTNLSKLSILNCDRLEERYKRETGNDWQFIAHIPNVELESFPSHGVKPALSFSDRYRQSSCSWNCFKVKRPPAETERMVEYNFFDYMDEYE; translated from the exons ATGGCAGAGGCTTTACTGGGAATTGTGCTTGAAAATTTGGGATCTTTTGTTCAAGACCAACTTGCAACTTATTGGGGTGTTGAACAGCAGACTCATAAGCTTTCCAGCAACCTCACCGCAATTCGTGCTGTCCTCAGAGATGCTGAGAGAAAGCAAATAACAAGTCATGCCGTGAAGGATTGGCTGCAGAAACTCACGGATGCAGCGTACGTGCTTGATGATATCTTGGATGAATGTTCAGTTCAATCCAAAATGCTACACTCTGATGATGGACAAAGTTCATGCTTGGCCTATGTGCACCCTAAGCACATTCTCTGTCGTTTTTATATCGGAAAGAGGATGAAAGACATCACCCAGAGGTTTCATGACATTCATGAAGAAAGGCTCACGTTTGAATTGCGTGTGGGTGTCACGGAGAAGCAAACAGtcaatgatgatgatgattggCGTCAAACTAGCTCAGTCATTACTGAACCCATATTCTGTGGCAGAGACAAAGATcgagagaaaattgtgaaatttcTCGAGGAAGATGCTAGTGGCAGTGAAGACCTCACCATCTATCCCATAGTTGGTATGGGTGGTCTTGGCAAAACAACTCTTGCCAAGCAGGTATTCAATGATCACGAGATAAGTAAACATTTTGACTTGAGAATTTGGATCTGCGTTTCAGATGATTTCAATGTCAAGAGAATACTGCAATCGATTATAGAATGTAGTATTGGCCAAAATCCCAACCTCGGTGATTTAGAAGCAAGGAGAAAAAGGGTTGAAGAAGCATTGCAAAGCAAGAGGTATTTACTTGTTCTTGATGATGTGTGGAATGAAGACCGAGAGAAGTGGAAGGAGTTGAAGGGGATGTTGGAGTGTGCTAAGGGAGCAAAAGGAGCTACCATTTTGGTCACCACTCGACTTCAGGAAGTTGCCTCCATCATGGGAACGCATCCTGCTTACAGTTTGACAGCATTGTCAGAAGACGACAGTTGGTCGTTGTTCAAACACCATGCGTTTGGACTAAATAGAGAAGAAAGGGAAGAGTTTGTGACAATTGGCAAAGAGATAACGAGGAAATGCGTTGGTTCGCCACTTGCAATCAAAACACTGGGAAGCTGTTTGCGTAATGAAAATGAGATAAAGCAGTGGCAGAATATTAAGGAAAGTGAGATTTGGGATATACGGGAGGTAAGTAGTTCTCTGACAAATGACGAAAATGCTATCATGCGTGCTTTGAAATTAAGCTATTTTAATTTGGAGTTGTCATTGCGGAGATGCTTTTCTTTCTGTGCAATTTTCCCTAAAGATTTTGAAATTGATAGAGAAGAACTCATTCATCTCTGGATGGCTAATGGATTTATTAAACAGGAAGGGAATGTAGAGGTGGAGGATGTTGGTAATAAAGTGTGGAAAAGATTATATGATAGATCATTCTTCCAGGAAGCAAAGGCCAATAGGATTGGTATGATTAAAACTTTCAAGATGCATGATCTATTTCATGATCTCGCTCAGTCTATCATGGGTGAAGAATGTGTGGTTTACGAGGAAGGAAAGTTGACTCGATTGTCAAATAGAGTTCACTATTTACGATTGCTAAATTCTAATAAGTTTGTCGATATGGCTGCCTTCAAGAAAGTTGAATCATTTCGAACTTTACTTGATTTTGGTTTAGGATTGCATCATGTAAATATTCGTTTGTTGCCATCAAATCATTGTCTCCGAGCATTACACATACGATCAACTCTTTTTTCCCCACTAAATGATTTGTCACATTTGAGATATTTGAGTTTGCACAGGTGTTCAGTCTTGCATAGTTCTATTTGTGGGTTGCAGAAATTGCAAATACTGAAACTCGAAGATTGCGGAGGGTCGCATAATTTTTTTCCAGAACACATGACACAATTACAGGATCTTAGGCATCTTGTGATTAAGGGTTGTCCTAAAATAGCAGAGATGCTTCCGAATATTGGCAAGTTAGGGCATCTAAGAACATTGAACACCTTCGCCGTGGGTTCAAAACTGGAGTATGGGTTGGCAGAGTTACATGGCTTAAGTCTAGTTGGAAAACTGCATATCAGAGGCCTGGAGAATGTGAGCAATGAATGGGAGGCTAAAGAAGCAAATTTGATGAGCAAGAAGGAGTTGAATCGCCTATACTTATCATGGAGTGATAGTCCTAACTCACAAGGTAGTAATGTTAGTGTGGAGAGAGTCCTGGAAAACCTGGAACCTCCCTCAACTCTGAAGAGTTTTGGGATGAAAGGATATCTGGGAAGAAAGTTATCGAGTTGGATGAGAAGTGTTGTAGTTTTGAAAGACTTAGTGGAAGTTATGCTCTTCGACTGTTTCTTCTGTGAGGAGCTTCCTCCACTTGGTAAACTACCACATTTGAAAAGGGTAGACCTGCGTAGAATAAGAAATGTGAAGTGGATAGATGGTGAGTCGTATGAAGGTGTGGAGGAGAAGGCATTTCCATCGTTGGAGAAATTGAATGTGGAGAATTTACCAAATTTGGAGAGGTTGTTGAGGGATGAAGGAGTAGAGATGCTCCCTCGTCTTTCCCAAGTAAGAATTGATGGTGTCTTGAACTTTAAAGTCCCACATCTTCCGTGTGTTGAGGAGCTTGATGCTAGAGACATTAAGGCAGCGACTTCTTTCATGGAAGGGGTTGTGGAGAATGTGACTTGTCTGAAGAAACTGCTAATTGCATCCATGAGAGATTTGAAGGTACTGCCCGAAAAACTGAGCAGGCTGAGTGCACTACAGGATCTAAAGATATTGGAATGTGAAGAGTTGAGATCGCTGCCAAGTAGCTTTCAACGCCTCACCAACTTGTctaaattaagtattttgaaCTGTGATCGTCTGGAGGAGAGGTACAAAAGAGAAACAGGGAATGATTGGCAATTCATAGCTCACATTCCAAATGTAGAATTGGAATCCTTCCCCTCGCACGGAGTGAAACCGGCTTTATCATTTAGTG ATCGTTACCGGCAATCATCTTGCTCATGGAACTGCTTCAAGGTTAAAAGACCGCCTGCTGAAACAGAAAGAATggttgaatataatttttttgactACATGGATGAGTATGAGTGA